In Streptomyces chartreusis, the following proteins share a genomic window:
- the pabB gene encoding aminodeoxychorismate synthase component I produces the protein MRTLLIDNHDSYTYNLFQLLAETYGQEPTVVPNDDPAWSRLDVDAFDAAVISPGPGHPSGRRDFGHSRALLEHTGLPVLGVCLGHQGIGLLAGARVVGAPEPRHGHLTTVEHDATDVFAGLPDRFTAVRYHSLCVAEPLPPQLEVTARAEDGVIMGLRHRELPRWGVQFHPESISTEYGAELMANFRRLALAARPGRQVPQPRTAAPARHPATPAAAGPSPEPALRAHVRCLERAVDAESAFTALHGDSSRAFWLDSAHVEPGLSRFSFMGDADGPDGEVLTYRVGDASVIVEPSGGIPYLEHGTIFDVLDGRLRREVTGTEDLPFDLSGGYVGYFGYELKADTGADKNAHRAPAPDAMWLRAHRFLAVDHLEGRTYLVGLAEPSDAAYAEEWLDRTAAVLRTLPDAVAARPVPTAADPDVTRWLARPREQYLADIAASQRQLRAGESYEICLTNSLRLPAPVDDLAYYRRLRSLNPAPYAALLRLGELSVFCSSPERFLRIDRDRTVESKPIKGTTRRNPDPALDEALRASLPGDPKTRAENLMIVDLLRNDLGRICRVGSVHVPAFMATESYTTVHQLVSTVRGTLRQDASAIDCVKACFPGGSMTGAPKLRTMEIIDSLEDQARGIYSGALGFIGYSGTADLNIVIRTAVRWREELSVGAGGAIVLDSQPLAEYDEMLVKAEATLRALPLPAADTPAPGAPVAPSLGDRIG, from the coding sequence ATGCGCACACTGCTGATCGACAACCACGACTCCTACACCTACAACCTCTTCCAGCTGCTGGCCGAGACCTATGGCCAGGAGCCGACGGTCGTGCCCAACGACGACCCGGCCTGGAGTCGGCTGGACGTCGACGCGTTCGACGCGGCGGTGATCTCACCGGGCCCCGGGCATCCGTCGGGGCGACGGGACTTCGGGCATTCGCGCGCGCTGCTGGAGCACACCGGACTGCCCGTCCTCGGGGTCTGCCTCGGGCATCAGGGCATCGGGCTGCTCGCGGGCGCGCGGGTGGTCGGCGCGCCCGAGCCCCGCCACGGCCACCTCACGACGGTCGAGCACGACGCGACCGATGTCTTCGCCGGTCTGCCCGACCGCTTCACCGCCGTGCGCTACCACTCGCTGTGCGTCGCCGAACCGCTGCCGCCACAGCTGGAGGTGACGGCACGGGCCGAGGACGGCGTGATCATGGGGCTGCGCCATCGTGAACTGCCGCGGTGGGGCGTGCAGTTCCACCCCGAGTCGATCTCCACCGAGTACGGCGCCGAACTGATGGCGAACTTCCGGCGACTGGCGCTGGCGGCCCGCCCAGGACGGCAGGTGCCGCAGCCGCGCACCGCCGCTCCGGCCCGACACCCCGCGACTCCGGCCGCCGCAGGCCCGTCCCCGGAACCCGCCCTGCGCGCCCATGTGCGGTGCCTGGAGCGGGCCGTGGACGCGGAGTCGGCGTTCACCGCCCTGCACGGCGACAGCAGCCGTGCGTTCTGGCTCGACAGCGCCCATGTGGAGCCGGGCCTGTCCCGCTTCTCCTTCATGGGCGACGCCGACGGCCCCGACGGCGAGGTGCTCACCTACCGCGTCGGCGACGCGTCCGTGATCGTCGAGCCCTCGGGCGGCATCCCGTACCTGGAGCACGGCACGATCTTCGACGTCCTGGACGGCCGGCTGCGCCGCGAGGTCACCGGCACCGAGGACCTGCCCTTCGACCTCTCCGGCGGCTATGTCGGGTACTTCGGCTACGAGTTGAAGGCCGACACGGGCGCCGACAAGAACGCCCACCGGGCCCCGGCGCCGGACGCGATGTGGCTGCGGGCGCACCGCTTCCTGGCCGTCGACCACCTGGAGGGGCGCACCTATCTGGTCGGCCTCGCCGAACCGTCGGACGCCGCCTACGCCGAGGAGTGGCTGGACCGCACGGCCGCGGTGCTGCGTACCCTCCCCGACGCCGTGGCCGCGCGGCCGGTCCCGACCGCGGCCGACCCGGATGTCACCCGCTGGCTGGCCCGGCCCCGCGAGCAGTATCTGGCCGACATCGCTGCCTCCCAGCGGCAGTTGCGCGCCGGGGAGAGCTACGAGATATGCCTGACCAACAGCCTGCGGCTGCCGGCCCCGGTCGACGATCTGGCCTACTACCGCAGGCTGCGCAGCCTGAACCCGGCGCCGTACGCGGCACTGCTGCGCCTCGGCGAGCTGTCCGTGTTCTGCTCCTCGCCGGAGCGTTTCCTGCGGATCGACCGTGACCGGACCGTGGAGAGCAAGCCCATCAAGGGAACCACCCGCCGCAACCCGGACCCCGCGCTCGACGAGGCCCTGCGCGCCTCCCTCCCCGGCGACCCCAAGACCCGCGCCGAGAACCTGATGATCGTCGACCTGCTGCGCAACGACCTCGGCCGGATCTGCCGGGTCGGCAGCGTGCATGTACCGGCGTTCATGGCGACCGAGTCGTACACGACCGTGCATCAGCTGGTGTCCACCGTGCGCGGCACACTGCGCCAGGACGCGAGCGCCATCGACTGCGTCAAGGCGTGCTTCCCCGGCGGGTCGATGACCGGTGCGCCCAAGCTGCGCACCATGGAGATCATCGACTCCCTGGAGGATCAGGCCCGCGGGATCTACTCGGGCGCCCTCGGCTTCATCGGCTACTCCGGCACGGCGGATCTCAACATCGTGATCCGTACGGCCGTACGGTGGCGGGAGGAGTTGAGCGTGGGCGCCGGCGGGGCGATCGTGCTCGACTCGCAGCCTCTCGCCGAGTACGACGAGATGCTGGTCAAGGCGGAGGCCACGCTGCGCGCACTGCCGCTGCCGGCCGCCGACACGCCCGCACCGGGGGCTCCGGTGGCCCCCTCGCTCGGCGACCGCATCGGCTAG
- a CDS encoding AurF N-oxygenase family protein — translation MISRLSGNWHRRAAVKRQEPDLDDLFEPDRPDCPDSLLPFRDHPTYLALDDGTKARLRAWGWIAFNKNIQDIEQRVVNPGFALMAAEAFETGLGESMTVAVTQAMVDEQYHTLMHLNASAVTRRRRGWAMPDSALPLGHKARRHEERLAAAATPALRRLDQLAYTTVAEISINAYLDLVADDDAVQPINRATADLHNRDEYCHSSIAAEIAKAAYAHLTPEHRRFFLASLADGMEAFAANDYTTWHRIVELTDVPGGRRMLQDVAASAARKRLLQDFGGLHRLCREMDVLDELPFDWSTVSVG, via the coding sequence GTGATCAGCCGTTTGTCCGGCAACTGGCATCGGCGCGCGGCGGTCAAACGCCAGGAGCCGGACCTGGACGACCTGTTCGAGCCGGACCGGCCCGACTGCCCCGACAGCCTGCTGCCGTTCCGCGACCACCCCACCTATCTCGCGCTGGACGACGGGACGAAGGCGCGGCTGCGCGCCTGGGGCTGGATCGCGTTCAACAAGAACATCCAGGACATCGAGCAGCGGGTGGTCAATCCCGGCTTCGCCCTGATGGCCGCCGAGGCATTCGAGACCGGGCTCGGCGAATCCATGACGGTGGCCGTGACCCAGGCGATGGTGGACGAGCAGTACCACACCCTGATGCACCTCAACGCCAGTGCGGTGACCCGCCGTCGGCGCGGCTGGGCCATGCCCGACAGCGCGCTGCCGCTCGGCCACAAGGCCCGCAGGCACGAGGAACGCCTGGCCGCCGCGGCGACACCGGCCCTGCGCCGGCTGGACCAGCTCGCCTACACGACGGTCGCCGAGATCTCCATCAACGCCTACCTCGACCTCGTCGCCGACGACGACGCCGTCCAGCCCATCAACCGCGCCACCGCCGACCTCCACAACCGCGACGAGTACTGCCACTCCTCGATCGCGGCCGAGATCGCCAAGGCCGCCTACGCCCATCTGACGCCCGAGCACCGGCGGTTCTTCCTCGCCTCGCTCGCCGACGGCATGGAGGCGTTCGCGGCGAACGACTACACGACCTGGCACCGGATCGTCGAGCTGACGGACGTGCCGGGCGGGCGGCGGATGCTCCAGGACGTGGCAGCGTCGGCCGCGCGCAAGCGGCTGCTGCAGGACTTCGGCGGGCTGCACCGGCTGTGCCGCGAGATGGACGTCCTGGACGAGCTGCCCTTCGACTGGTCGACCGTCTCCGTCGGCTGA
- a CDS encoding class I adenylate-forming enzyme family protein, whose translation MWLTQILDRNRRRRAGRTALVDDRRDVTWSELAERVDALAGGLLAQGLGPGDRVLLPAPERIEVFEAYFALARIGAVAVPVDPAGPEKETAAVARRAGAVAVLADPASPTRAHDLALPVALDLAGMSGLPPYQGSWPQVRPDDPVAIMHTSATTGRARAVIWDHRSLMQVCLAWLAAAGPAEEATLVNCAPLFHSSVAMSFTYLAGGAGVVLPPASAPHRTLDAVTRHRATHLWLDPETLRHLLQASRSRPHDTGSLQEIVYGGAPLPWEVYRDAARTFGCAFRQAYGAAEAGGHFAMLAPHEHPDPHTPPDRHPALGAGRPLHGVDVRIRRPDGTEAAPEEYGEICVRSDSLMRGYWADPQATAEATRGGWLHTGDLGRADTAGHFTLVGRQTDVITTGGQDVHPAEIERVLLSHDGVADTAVVGRPDPAHGEVPIAYVVPAPSARPTPDELTRLITAELAGHHRPALITFLDTLPRNRSGKILKTILRDMADGRP comes from the coding sequence ATGTGGCTGACCCAGATCCTGGACCGCAACCGCCGCCGGCGTGCCGGACGCACCGCCCTGGTGGACGACCGGCGTGACGTGACGTGGAGCGAGCTGGCCGAGCGGGTGGACGCCCTCGCGGGAGGGCTGCTCGCACAGGGCCTCGGACCGGGCGACCGGGTCCTGCTGCCGGCCCCGGAGCGGATCGAGGTGTTCGAGGCGTACTTCGCCCTGGCCCGGATCGGCGCCGTCGCCGTACCGGTCGACCCGGCCGGCCCCGAGAAGGAGACGGCCGCCGTCGCCCGGAGGGCCGGCGCGGTGGCCGTCCTCGCCGACCCCGCGAGCCCCACTCGGGCCCACGACCTCGCCCTACCGGTCGCCCTGGACCTCGCCGGCATGTCCGGCCTGCCGCCGTACCAGGGCTCCTGGCCGCAGGTGCGCCCCGACGACCCCGTCGCGATCATGCACACCTCGGCGACCACCGGCCGGGCCCGCGCGGTGATCTGGGACCACCGGAGCCTGATGCAGGTCTGCCTCGCCTGGCTCGCGGCGGCCGGTCCGGCCGAGGAGGCGACGCTCGTCAACTGCGCCCCGCTGTTCCACTCCAGCGTCGCCATGTCGTTCACGTACCTGGCGGGCGGCGCCGGCGTCGTCCTGCCGCCCGCGTCGGCACCGCACCGCACGCTGGACGCGGTGACCCGGCACCGGGCCACCCACCTCTGGCTCGACCCCGAGACCCTGCGGCACCTGCTCCAGGCGTCCCGCTCACGGCCGCACGACACCGGAAGCCTCCAGGAGATCGTGTACGGCGGCGCCCCGCTGCCCTGGGAGGTCTACCGCGACGCCGCCCGCACCTTCGGCTGCGCCTTCCGGCAGGCGTACGGCGCCGCCGAGGCCGGCGGGCACTTCGCCATGCTCGCCCCGCACGAGCACCCGGACCCGCACACGCCGCCCGACCGGCACCCCGCCCTCGGCGCGGGCCGGCCCCTGCACGGCGTCGACGTGCGGATCCGCCGTCCCGACGGCACCGAGGCGGCACCGGAGGAGTACGGCGAGATCTGTGTGCGCAGCGACAGCCTGATGCGCGGCTACTGGGCCGACCCGCAGGCCACCGCCGAGGCGACCCGCGGCGGTTGGCTGCACACCGGCGACCTGGGCCGGGCCGACACGGCCGGCCATTTCACGCTCGTCGGCCGGCAGACCGACGTGATCACCACCGGCGGGCAGGACGTGCACCCGGCGGAGATCGAGCGGGTGCTGCTCTCGCACGACGGAGTCGCCGACACGGCCGTCGTGGGCAGGCCCGACCCGGCACACGGTGAAGTGCCCATCGCCTACGTGGTGCCCGCCCCCTCGGCCCGCCCCACCCCCGACGAACTCACCCGGCTCATCACGGCGGAACTCGCCGGCCATCACCGGCCCGCCCTGATCACCTTCCTGGACACCCTGCCGCGCAACCGCTCCGGCAAGATCCTCAAGACGATCCTCCGGGACATGGCGGACGGACGCCCCTGA
- a CDS encoding 3-deoxy-7-phosphoheptulonate synthase, protein MRELTVTSLHGRAPWHPARWRGLPAGQPPGWPYDDRLRQAHAQLAARSALVTAEEVLTLRRRLAEVAYGRGMVIQMGDCAEPFAPATPAGIGRTLELFRDVSRVVGERLALPVLTVGRIAGQFAKPRSSPTEEVDGIPMPAFRGFLVNDMAPDATARRPDPRRMLWGYEHAARTLFLLRRAADEGLPMRGHWGDGLPALWTSHESLVLDYEEPLTRWDAEAQGWVLTSTHLPWTGERTRHPDGAHVRFLAGLLNPVGCKVGPGMSPDEVVRLAATLDPERRPGRLVLISRMGADRIEERLTPLVEAVRAAGHAAVWLCDPMHGNTVRAASGHKTRHMGAVVAESEAFVRAVCRGGARPGGLHLESTAEPVTECVGGRCGISENDLPFAYRSACDPRLNADQTMETVERFAEQLARI, encoded by the coding sequence ATGCGGGAGTTGACGGTGACCTCGCTGCACGGCCGCGCCCCCTGGCACCCGGCACGCTGGCGCGGACTGCCGGCCGGCCAACCGCCCGGCTGGCCGTACGACGACCGGCTGCGGCAGGCGCACGCCCAACTCGCCGCGCGCTCCGCGCTGGTGACCGCCGAGGAGGTACTGACGCTACGGCGCCGGCTGGCCGAAGTGGCGTACGGCCGCGGCATGGTGATCCAGATGGGGGACTGCGCCGAGCCCTTCGCCCCGGCGACCCCGGCCGGCATCGGCCGCACCCTGGAGCTGTTCCGGGACGTCTCCCGGGTCGTCGGGGAACGGCTCGCGCTGCCCGTGCTCACGGTCGGCCGGATCGCCGGGCAGTTCGCCAAGCCCCGCTCCTCGCCGACCGAGGAGGTAGACGGGATCCCGATGCCCGCCTTCCGCGGCTTCCTCGTCAACGACATGGCACCCGACGCCACCGCGCGCCGCCCCGATCCACGCCGCATGCTCTGGGGCTACGAGCACGCCGCGCGCACCCTGTTCCTGCTGCGCCGCGCCGCCGACGAGGGCCTGCCCATGCGCGGGCACTGGGGCGACGGCCTGCCCGCGCTGTGGACCAGCCACGAGTCCCTCGTCCTGGACTACGAGGAGCCGCTGACCCGATGGGACGCCGAGGCGCAGGGCTGGGTACTGACCTCGACCCACCTGCCCTGGACGGGGGAGCGGACCCGCCACCCCGACGGCGCCCATGTGCGCTTCCTCGCCGGGCTGTTGAACCCGGTCGGCTGCAAGGTAGGCCCGGGAATGTCACCGGATGAGGTCGTACGCCTCGCCGCCACCCTCGACCCCGAACGCCGGCCCGGCAGGCTGGTCCTGATCTCCAGGATGGGCGCGGACCGGATCGAGGAGCGACTGACCCCGCTGGTCGAAGCGGTCCGCGCGGCCGGGCACGCGGCCGTGTGGCTGTGCGACCCGATGCACGGCAACACCGTCCGGGCCGCCTCCGGCCACAAGACCCGGCACATGGGGGCGGTGGTCGCCGAGAGCGAGGCGTTCGTGCGGGCGGTCTGCCGCGGCGGCGCCCGGCCCGGCGGCCTGCATCTGGAGAGCACCGCCGAGCCCGTGACCGAATGCGTCGGGGGCCGTTGCGGGATCTCCGAGAATGATCTGCCATTTGCCTACCGCAGCGCATGCGACCCCAGGCTGAATGCCGATCAGACCATGGAAACAGTGGAGCGTTTCGCCGAACAGTTGGCGAGAATCTGA
- a CDS encoding class I SAM-dependent methyltransferase has product MTDLETKEFQVVGVREAAGTAARPHPVPAAPDLDFTVAHLDELDLPVASFDVVVALDFWPSTPLAVAARGWRRVLEPEEGTVIVTGTDLPGVHRASRQWTSALTAAGFTVEAVAKAPADSRHYAALASAVGLGGERLRAALGPGTAESYAAHVQRLHGSTRHESAECFEIVARSTAFRSHP; this is encoded by the coding sequence ATGACAGATCTGGAAACGAAGGAGTTCCAGGTCGTCGGGGTGCGAGAAGCGGCCGGTACGGCGGCGCGGCCGCACCCGGTGCCGGCCGCCCCGGACCTCGACTTCACCGTGGCGCATCTGGACGAACTCGACCTGCCCGTCGCCTCCTTCGATGTGGTGGTGGCCCTCGACTTCTGGCCCTCGACACCCCTCGCGGTCGCCGCGCGCGGCTGGCGGCGCGTCCTGGAGCCCGAGGAGGGGACCGTGATCGTCACCGGGACCGACCTGCCCGGCGTCCACCGCGCGTCACGGCAGTGGACGAGCGCGCTGACGGCGGCCGGCTTCACGGTCGAAGCGGTGGCGAAGGCGCCGGCCGACTCCCGGCACTACGCGGCACTGGCGAGCGCGGTCGGACTCGGCGGGGAACGACTGCGCGCGGCGCTGGGTCCGGGAACGGCCGAATCGTATGCGGCGCACGTTCAGCGATTGCACGGCAGTACCCGTCACGAGTCGGCCGAATGCTTCGAGATCGTGGCCCGGAGTACGGCTTTTCGGTCACATCCCTAG
- a CDS encoding MarR family winged helix-turn-helix transcriptional regulator, which yields MSQSASERQATQTEQGAWNKLAAFHTQVSELVEKALQDRFGLSLSEYTALEALAKISGSGRPGLRMQALAEAVGMNQSSVSRLVTRLERQVLVERIHYEKDRRGVFTAITASGRETLEAAVPVYLQTLAAAFDRANADPDLREMVKRIGS from the coding sequence ATGAGTCAGAGCGCATCGGAACGACAGGCCACCCAGACAGAGCAGGGTGCCTGGAACAAGCTCGCCGCCTTCCACACCCAGGTCTCCGAGCTGGTCGAGAAGGCCCTTCAGGACCGCTTCGGCCTGTCGCTGAGCGAGTACACCGCGCTGGAGGCGCTCGCCAAGATCTCCGGCAGCGGTCGGCCGGGGTTGCGGATGCAGGCGCTGGCCGAGGCGGTCGGCATGAACCAGAGCTCCGTCAGTCGTCTGGTCACCCGCCTGGAGCGACAGGTTCTCGTCGAGCGCATTCACTACGAGAAGGACCGGCGTGGCGTATTCACCGCCATCACGGCGTCCGGCCGCGAGACTCTGGAAGCCGCCGTTCCGGTCTATCTCCAGACGCTCGCCGCCGCCTTCGACCGGGCGAACGCCGATCCGGACCTGCGGGAAATGGTGAAGCGCATCGGCAGTTAA
- a CDS encoding nuclear transport factor 2 family protein, with translation MTTAEIVERYYDAWINRDGDMSEVPLADDFVFVGPVGNFESADGFRAMAGQFGPAATDFTVRHRFVDGDRACAFVSWNLAAVPGTMTAAELLEVRDGALVRAEVIYDAEELRKAAAAGRV, from the coding sequence ATGACCACGGCAGAAATCGTCGAGCGGTACTACGACGCCTGGATCAACCGTGACGGAGACATGAGCGAGGTTCCCCTCGCGGACGACTTCGTCTTCGTCGGTCCGGTCGGCAACTTTGAATCCGCTGACGGCTTCCGCGCGATGGCCGGGCAATTCGGCCCGGCCGCCACCGATTTCACCGTCCGCCACCGATTCGTCGACGGGGACCGGGCCTGCGCCTTCGTTTCCTGGAACCTCGCCGCCGTACCCGGCACCATGACCGCCGCCGAACTGCTCGAAGTCCGCGACGGCGCCCTCGTCCGCGCCGAGGTGATCTACGACGCGGAGGAACTCCGCAAGGCCGCGGCGGCCGGCCGCGTCTGA
- a CDS encoding helix-turn-helix transcriptional regulator has product MTGPRSTRAGRRGRACAASPSGWRLRSGKLARQRDGDRFVVTAAPAARSGGIIRDIAAGRRYVDPDIAASALTGDDCPLTDRELEVLRAARAGASIAEIAVEGHLAPGAVQSHLSVAMSKRGGADAPCGRAPGVGARLDLIPLRRPVGDGGQTRPAAAALRSSSAS; this is encoded by the coding sequence ATGACGGGGCCGAGGAGCACGCGGGCGGGTCGGAGGGGACGGGCCTGCGCGGCCTCACCGAGCGGCTGGAGGCTTCGGAGCGGGAAGCTCGCCCGGCAGCGGGACGGCGACCGCTTCGTGGTCACGGCCGCGCCGGCCGCCCGGTCGGGCGGGATCATCCGGGACATCGCCGCAGGCCGTCGCTATGTGGATCCGGACATCGCCGCCTCCGCGCTGACCGGGGACGACTGCCCGCTCACCGACCGGGAACTGGAGGTGCTAAGGGCCGCTCGCGCGGGCGCGTCGATCGCGGAGATTGCCGTCGAAGGACATCTGGCTCCCGGCGCTGTTCAGAGCCATCTCTCCGTGGCCATGTCCAAGCGGGGGGGCGCCGATGCGCCATGCGGCCGCGCACCGGGCGTGGGAGCAAGGCTGGATCTGATCCCTCTCCGACGCCCGGTGGGCGACGGCGGTCAGACGCGGCCGGCCGCCGCGGCCTTGCGGAGTTCCTCCGCGTCGTAG